From Punica granatum isolate Tunisia-2019 chromosome 1, ASM765513v2, whole genome shotgun sequence:
AACTATATTTCACCGTTGTCATGTTATCTCCAAAGGCCATGGATGATAGCACATGCTGGATTCTCTTGGGAGTCGCTTGCTGGAGTGAAAGCATTGGTTGGTTCATTGTCAGAGTTGAGAATGAATCTTCCGAAGTTGTCCAATTCAACCAGCATCAGGGGAACTATATTTCACCCTTGTCATGTTATCTCCAAAGGCCATGGATGATAGCACATGCTGGATTCCCTTGGGAGTCGCTTGCTGGAGTGAAAGCATTGGTTGGTTCATTGTCAGAGTTGAGAATGAATCTTCCGAAGTTGTCCAATTCAACCAGCATCAGGGGAACTATATTTCACCCTTGTCATGTTATCTCCAAAGGCCATGGATGATAGCACATGCTGGATTCCCTTGAGAATCGCTTGCTGGAGTGAAAGCATTGTTTGATTCATTGTCAGAGTTGAGAATGAATCTTCCGAAGCTGTCCAATTCACCCAGCATCGGGGGAACTATATTTCACCATTGTCATGTTATCTCCAAAAGGCCATGGATGATAGCACATGCTGGATTCTCTTGGGAGTCGCTTGCTGGAGTGAAAGCATTGGTTGATTGATTGTCAGAGTTGAGAATGAATCTTCCGAAGCTGTCCAATTTACCCAGCATCAGATCTGCTCTCTTAGCTTGCGAGGCTCACCGATTGTAGCAAGGTGGTCAAGACCGTCTCAAATGGGCCATCCAATGCagaaatgaagagagagaacaCGGATACTGTTATCATCTCATGGTTCTCCGGTGATTATCGAGATCAAAGATAGCTGCAGATCCAAATCACTGTTGGTCTATTTCCATTATGTAGTTCTACAAACAAACTGCACTGGAAAAGTGACCGATGAGAGGGAGCatcaggcatttggtaccaAGCGAAAGTTCTGCAGTTTTGGTTGCTTATTATTTGAATGCTGTGAGGAGGCTTCTCTGGGCTCCTTACACGCTGTTCCTGTGAAGGCTGTTCTATTAtgatatttgtaaattttttggGCTGAGTTATTATGGCTTTGGATGTTCAATCAGTAATTTTAGCAATAATTTTAGCGTGACTTTGGTAAATTAGTCATGTTCTAACTCGGTCCATGGTACCAGGCTTATCAAAGGTTGAAGTCATCAAAGAACCATCGAACTCAAGGCACTAATCCTCATGAACTGAAGATaactaatttattttatttttatttcttagcTGAACGTGGTCTGAAAATAACTATTTGATAATTAAggacttgtttggtttcaaaattctattttagaatcataattctaatttaactctacctactataaaataaaataactcatacaaagtcaaagagtgagtcctatttatatcactttttttcacaacaaaacaatataactcatacaaagtcaaaggggatcccatttattccactcaaaatcaaaatcaaaatctgattttaaaattctactatgaaaccaaacgcaacctaaattttttattttaattaggtgGGCCATTCGCATTAAAGTACTCCGTAGTCTGAAACCCACCTATTCGTTGACTATGAAGTCCAGCTGCCCATGAGAGGGGGCTTGTATGCATTCATTTTTGTCATTTAATATAATGCGTGCAAATTCATTTGTCacatcataataataaataaaacaactCTTAATACAACACGTAAGTACATGTCATCACACTCATCTCTCTGTATGCCATAACCGATTAGCGATATGATCGCGTACAGCGTTCATTTCGATGCTACTCAAATCTATATCCAATCTATTTCCTTCTTGTAGTGGAGGATTGAGAAATTTATCGTAATCCATCCACGTATCGTCGTACTCCAGAAATAACCTGTCATGATAATTATTACGGCATATAAAATTATGTAAAACAAAACAGGCAAGGATAAGTTGTCCTTGTGTATAAGATATGAAATTCGTCATTAAAGTCAGTATGgcgaatttctttttcaaaataccgaaaCAACGTTCGATTACATTACGCACCGACGCATGATGCTGATTGAATAGCTCTTTTTCCGTTATTGCCGGATTTTGCCGAGGACAATCACTCCGGTGGTACCGTTCCCCCTTGTATGGAGCCAAATATCCTGGTATATTTGGAAATTTTGCATCAACAACATACTATTGTTCTGCAAAGAACATAaggaaaattaaagttaattaaattagaGTTGCAGTTTCATAGAAAACCGTCGCATGTATAAGCAAATACTCACGACCACGCGGTGCTGGAAAACCTTTCACTGATGCAGCTTCGGAAAATATTCTTGAATCGTGTGCGGAACCCTCCCAACCCGTCATCACGTATGTAAACATCATGTCGTGTGAACAAGCAGCCAATACATTTTGAGATATCTCGACATTCCGATCGCGATAAAGAACTATGTTCGCCTGTGGCACGCATGCAGCGACATGGGTTCCATCGATAACTCCAATACAATGCTGCATGACAAAcgcataattatatataccgAACATAGTATACCGAAAACAATTTTATACAGTATGAAATTAGTAGAAAATATACCCTAAAGAAACGCCACCTTTCGTCATTTTCAATTTCCGGCTGGACAACAACATTCCGCGGTGTTATAAAATCTTGTGATAATTGTTGTATTCTGCGtgcaatttttttgataaattgtGACACCGCCTCCTTCGAATGCTGAAACCTTTCCGCCACCATTAAAAATCGCATACTATGTGAAATAACTAACAAGAACATATCGACTTACTCTTCGACTGTGATACCTCTACTAGTATCTGTGATGCCACACCGCAATCGAAGTGTGTCGCATAGATTTCTAAACACGTAGGGTTCCATTCTGAAACTTTCGAAGCACCGAACGTCATTTCCTAGTAGTTCAACAATGTACTGTCTTCCTTGAAGTGCTGAATTTCTACAAGGCCTGTTACGTGGAACGGGATCATCGAGCTGATCATATTGCATCATCATGTAGAAGAACGCCCGCCTATTGTTAGGCTCGTCGTTAATAGAGTTATTGTCATAGCCCGAAGACGACGCATTACGAGACATATTGTTTGACAAATGATCGCCTGTCGGTGTGGACATAAGATCACGAACACTTCATTAACAACGAAACACATTTATCATAACCATTTAACATGCAAACAAAAAATcatcaacaaaagaaaacacaCAAAACAAACAAGAGTTcagtcataaaaaaaaaccatagtaatttaaaaaaacaaaaataaagatGGGTTCACAGATTCTTCAAGTATGAGGAAGCTGCAGTATCCATTCCTGTCGGTCGTCCTCCTTGAACCACATGAAAAACCTCCGCGCTTCCAGATCAAGGAGGGCTTTGACGGCTTTCACATATAGGGAGTGAGGGATTCTCCATTTCAATTTAGCCAACTCCTTGAGAGCTTCCTCAATGCTATTCTTCTCAGGTTTTTCAGGACTCGTTACCGACTTGCTTCTCTTTACCGACGGTGGGGTTTTCTGTGGCTGCTGCTTCGTGTAACTCTCCCTGAACAGGTCCATGCATTCCTGCACATGTGAACTCTTGCTTAGACATCTTTTCGTCACTCGACGTCGAGACTCAGTTATCATGGGCTCTGCAACATAAACGAGGTCGTCACTTTCGTCGGAGCCTTCTTCGAGGTCGACATGTTGTTTTCCCTTCCCCTTCCCCCTAGATAAGAATTCCTCATTCAATCGACGTTCTTCTTCTAAAGTTGGAGGTGGATCGGTCGAGAAGATGTGAAGAGCACCGGTAGCCACTGAAGAACAAAAGAGTTGCTTTTGCAAATCGTAGTGGTTGCAGCCCTTGCTCCGAAATGCCTTGTATGCCCTATTCTTCTGTACAATGAAGTACGTCATGACTCAAAGAAGATCATTGACAATTAATTCAAAACAACCATAGAAGCCGAACAAACAATTTATAAGAATGTACCTTTGCAAACATATCCCAAACATCTTGGTCGGCTATGATGGTGTTTGTGTTTGCATCCCACCCAACGCCTGTATGCCTAACTATTTCAGAGAATCGGGTGAAATTTGTCTTCATTCTCTGATGCTTGACCTTTACCTTTTACAAACACAGTTGTTGATCAGGAAATAGGTTTGCCATCTCAGCTATGATCTCCTTCAAAGTAGTTTGCTTCCATGTTGTAGTGTGTGCTCTTCTCAGCTTCTCAAGCATTATGTTTATGAAAGCAAACTCCATTTCATCACTCCAGTCGATGATATTTTCGCCTTCAGGAGCCACGATGCATGTAGTTGGTCCAGAATAACAATGATCTAACAATGCACCTAACAATGCATTATCAGCAGCAATAGACAACAGTATGAAACACCGAAATCAGTCAGTCTTTTGCTTCTTGAAATGCAAAGAACATGCATCTGCCTATCCCACAGAATGCACAGTAAGATGGCAACGGCCATAAGCCAAAAATTCTGAACCACGACCATGGCATCAACGCATAGTTTTGCAACCACATTAGAAGGGTCAAATTAACTGAGCAGACAAGAAGAAAAGCACAGATTGGTCGAACCACAAATTCACAGCAATATGGGAACATTTTGTTAACAAATCAGGAAGAACAAGCTCATAACTTCGGCCTGTTTCGGAAAGGACAACAAACAAGGCTCATTCATTCCGATGAAAAACAGATTAATGAAATTGACACAGTTACGCCACCTTACACTAACAGGGCAATGGCACCGGATGATCAGGGAGGTCTCGCTAAGCAGATAGCTTCGAAATTCCACCAAGTTTTGCAATCCAAAAGCATTAATCGAGATAGCGATCAGAAGATGTTACCTCACTGCCTATGCCTTTCCAAAACAACAATTTTCTGCGGTTCTTAAACCCCAACCCTGGTGGAGAACAACGAACTGGATGGGGCCCTCGACAGCGACCAAAGTCGGGAATCTCTGGCAGCCGGTGACAGACAGGACATCCTTCGCGAATCACTCCTGAAAAGCTCGTGCTTTTCACTGTTCTTCACACCAAATTTGCACAGGGCAACCTTCACGGACGAACAGCCCTCTGCAAATAACGCATTCATAAGTCAGTAATCGGTGAAATTGATAACTTCAAATCAGTAAATGGGTAGTTTCCAACCTCGATTACAAAGAAATGCCGCCGATTTCGGCCTAGGTTATGCAGACAAAgcaaagaaggaagaaggggaaCATgcaggaaggaggaggagatggaAAGGAGCGGCTGTGTCTTTACTCTTTCAACGGCTCTCTGCCTTAACACTGAcggggacaaaaaaaaatcaaacgaCTAGTCAAACTAAGCAGCAAAGGGACCCACTGCTCCTTCAAATGCCGCggtaaattttgtttttttgcgAGTTAAACAAAGCAGAGTTGAACAAAACTCATTTGCCAAACATAGCCTTAAagtttattataatttgattttacaagataaaaataaaaataaaaataattgaaaaaaattattattaaaaaattaattataataatattaaaactTCACTATACCGAGCAAAGATCGACCATGTGAAAGAGTGCCTAGACCCTCGACTGGATCGGAGGTCAACCGGCACGTTTTAGGGtttcacttttctttttcatcgtCCATgcttgaaaagaaaatgactgATGAGGAGAGGCAATAAATTTGAAGGATACAACTGATTTTACTCTAATCTTCTCCACCATGAAGCCTTACTCCCAATTCCCATTTAGTCAACTCCATACTCCCATCTCTGTCCTCATCCTCGTTTAAGCAGCAGCTACTTGGCGctcactcactctctctctcatacccatatatacacataataCATACCcttcttccttgatcttccgatTTAGCATCAGAATCCAGTCAATAATGGACGGCGGCGGCCTGGCCGAGGCAGAGTACTCGAAGGCGAAGACGTCGGTGTGGTGGGATATCGAGAACTGTCAGGTCCGCAGAGGGTGCGATGCTCACGCGATTGCCCAGAACATAAGCTCCGCCCTCGTCAAGCTTAATTACAAAGGCCCGGTATCCATTTCTGCCTATGGAGACACCAACAGTATTCCTTCCCCTGTCCAGCAAGCTCTCTCTAGTACTGGAATCGCCCTTAATCACGTCCCTGCAGGTAATGGCTTTTGGTCCGATTGACGATCGGTTCGGTTAGATGGTTTCCCATCtgggttctttttttttttttgggggggggagAGAAAGAATGGATTGTCTCAGCATTTCCCTTTGTTTGGCTTTGAAATTGATGGTTTGATGGGTTATCGATTTCTACGGGGTTGTCGTACCTGGACCGAGGCTGAGATCAGCCACTATTGCCATTTGGACAGTGACTGAGGCAATGCTCAACCGCGCCTGGATCGAGGTGACTAAGCCTAGCCGATTCGCGAATATTAGAAAGCAAGGTAGGGTTCGGGGGATGCTGGCGAGACCCACGACTGGCGAAATCAGTGACCGGCGAGACTCACAGCTGTGACAGAAGCTTCACTGTATTGAGCGAAGATCGACCACGTGAAGGAGTGCCTAGACCAGCGACTGGATCGGAGGTCAACCAGCACTAAGGATCCACCTAACGTGACCTAGAGCAGCAACTCCGAGTGATGACCTTAAAAGGCCACCCGCATCTATCTGAGAAAAGGAAAGGGGATAAAAGAGAAgagatggagaagaaagagaagggCCACCATGAACGAAGATAACCGGGAGAAAAAAGAGGACCCTAGCTTTTTGATCCAGATGTTGGCGATGCTCGACCCGCCTAATAGAACTGGACGCGCTGGCAATAGGTCTGTTGTTTTAGGGTTGTTGGGCTAAGAGACATGGAAGAGAGAGATGGGGACCAATCCAACAGTAGcttcacttttctttttagtacactcaattttttttctttttgagtaaataggcaatttggtCTCTAACTTTTCACGATTGCATGAATTTGGTCTTCGATACATCATTTAGGTTCATCACTTTGCAAAATTTGTATCATTTTGGATCCAAATGAGGGACCTAAATGATGCAGTTTCGCAATGTGAGGCGTCAAAATGAAGTAACGAGGATCTAATTGATGCAAATTGATAAATTCAGGGACcgaattgatgcaaaaaataatgcaagaactaaattgatgcaatCATGAAAATTAAGGGACCAAATTGCTAATTTACTCTTTTTGAGTATTTGATGGGCTTTGGGGATCCACTTTACTTCGATCTTGAGGAATCATAGGAAACTTCATCGTACATGCTtgaagaaatgaaaatttgaaaagaaaatgacgATGAGGAAAAGGATACAACTGTCATGAACTTCACCTTCATCTTCTCCCCCATCAAACCCTTCTCCCAATTCCCATTCAGTCAACTCCGTACTCCCATCTCAGTCCTCCTCCTCGTCTAAGCAGCTACTTGGcgctctttctctctctccctgcGCATCAGAATCCAGTCAATAATGGACGGCGGCGGCCTGGCCGAGGCGGAGTACTCGAAGGCGAAGACGTCGGTGTGGTGGGACATCGAGAACTGTCAGGTCCGCAGAGGGTGCGATGCTCACGCGATTGCCCAGAACATAAGCTCCGCCCTCGTCAAGCTCAATTACAAAGGCCCGGTATCCATCTCTGCCTATGGAGACACCACCGGTATTCGTTCCTCTGTCCAGCAAGCTCTCTCTAGTACCGGAATCGCCCTTAATCACGTCCCTGCAGGTAATGGCTTTTGGTCCGATTGACGATCGGTTCGGTTAGATGGTTTcccgtgtgtgtgtgtgtgtgtgtgtgggggggggggggggggggggggggtgggtggGGGGGTTGGGGTTATGGTTGCGCATTTTCTCTTTGTTTGGCATTGAAACTGATGGTTTGATGGGGTTATCGATTTCTACGGGGTTGTCGTACATGTGTCTTCCCTTGTGGATGACGTGGTACGGCATGATGTTGATTTCTCCGGTGTAAAGTTTTTGACTTTGCCCTCCATCTAATGAAAATTGAATGTGCTCGGCGGATCTGCATGAGCTGATTTTTCCGAGGATTGTTATTTCTGCAAGATGCTGCTGTGCTTCTCCATTATCAGATCTGCCCCAACTTGTAGGCTGATGTCTGAAATTGGTGCTGTACGACCAGTTTGATGACACGCATGGTGTATTTGCAGGTGTTAAAGATGCAAGCGACAAGAAGATTCTGGTGGACATGTTATTGTGGGCCGTGGACAATCCGGCACCTGCTAACTATTTGTTGATTTCCGGAGACCGTGACTTCTCCAATGCACTTCATCAGTTGCGCATGAGACGATATAACATCCTTCTAGCACAGCCACAGAAAGCATCTGCACCGTTAATCGCAGCCGCAAAGAGCGTATGGCTCTGGACCAGTCTCTCGGCTGGGGGATCCCCCCTGTCGAGTTCTGAATTGCAGCACCTTGGTGGCACCAGTCATATTTCTAGCTCTGAGACATTACAGGTTCCTGTTTCTAGTGTATCCCAAACACATCGCTCGGGGGATTTCGTCGCTGAAAGCCCCAATTTTCATTCGGGAAATCAGAACTTCAATCCTGGGAGGGGCATTGACCCTAGCATGCCTAGTCCTCCTGCCGTTAAACCCATGGGCCCACCTCCACCAGTTGGGATTCCTGGAGATCAAAACAGTTTGAACTCATATCAAGAAGGTCCATATATTGGCGGTGTTCCCTCTTGTGGACCACCTAATGCTGCTAATTTTGATCCTTTTTGGAACAACGGTAACATTCAAGGCAACTATCAGACTCATCATGCACAGCCAGTATGGCCCAATAACTTTGCTGCGCAACCTCCGATTAATCAGGGGAACATGTGTCCACCGAACAGTCACTTCGGTGCCTCTCCTCTAGTGCCACCTAGGCCCGATGGAGCCAACTTTTCTCGAGGACCCCCTGACATTAGCATGTTGAACGTCGGTGCTCATGCTAGCAGAGTTCAAAGCCCTCCCAACTTCGAGCAGCAAAGTTCAAACCCAAAGCAGACATCTGCTAGTGAATCCACGAAGGGCAAGAACAGAGGTAAAGGTGTAAAAGATGGAAGTAAGAACCACAACATACCGCAGAGGAAACATGATGGATCAAGCAAAAAGAACCATCCTACTTCCTCTGGCGTTGATACTTCCGATGTCCCTCCTAATGGCACTTCGGGTACACCAGGACACCAGAAACCTTCTGAGTATGTCCATGGTCTTCGTGGAGTTAAGCGTGCCTTGAAGACCCTAAAGAAGGAGAAAGTTATGCCAACTAAAGAAAATATAGTTGGTTGTCTTCGGTGTGGAGATTCTAAACATCAGAAGACTGACGTAAGAAAGGCCCTATATAGTGCCATCCAGCAGGAAATGATAGTGAAGCATGACGTGGGTAGTTCCGTGCAGTTGTACGTCCGTAAAAATAAGAAGTTGTGGACGTATGTAAACCCTCTTG
This genomic window contains:
- the LOC116212419 gene encoding uncharacterized protein LOC116212419; this translates as MKTNFTRFSEIVRHTGVGWDANTNTIIADQDVWDMFAKKNRAYKAFRSKGCNHYDLQKQLFCSSVATGALHIFSTDPPPTLEEERRLNEEFLSRGKGKGKQHVDLEEGSDESDDLVYVAEPMITESRRRVTKRCLSKSSHVQECMDLFRESYTKQQPQKTPPSVKRSKSVTSPEKPEKNSIEEALKELAKLKWRIPHSLYVKAVKALLDLEARRFFMWFKEDDRQEWILQLPHT
- the LOC116212047 gene encoding uncharacterized protein LOC116212047, with the protein product MDGGGLAEAEYSKAKTSVWWDIENCQVRRGCDAHAIAQNISSALVKLNYKGPVSISAYGDTTGIRSSVQQALSSTGIALNHVPAGVKDASDKKILVDMLLWAVDNPAPANYLLISGDRDFSNALHQLRMRRYNILLAQPQKASAPLIAAAKSVWLWTSLSAGGSPLSSSELQHLGGTSHISSSETLQVPVSSVSQTHRSGDFVAESPNFHSGNQNFNPGRGIDPSMPSPPAVKPMGPPPPVGIPGDQNSLNSYQEGPYIGGVPSCGPPNAANFDPFWNNGNIQGNYQTHHAQPVWPNNFAAQPPINQGNMCPPNSHFGASPLVPPRPDGANFSRGPPDISMLNVGAHASRVQSPPNFEQQSSNPKQTSASESTKGKNRGKGVKDGSKNHNIPQRKHDGSSKKNHPTSSGVDTSDVPPNGTSGTPGHQKPSEYVHGLRGVKRALKTLKKEKVMPTKENIVGCLRCGDSKHQKTDVRKALYSAIQQEMIVKHDVGSSVQLYVRKNKKLWTYVNPLGGEPNNYSKETWAEIQRFLGSSEGQSAMLSSPSRYEAGLVMKQMCLKDHLLGDILRILNLLITAKKWIAHHPSGWQPIKITVGGGR